The following are encoded together in the Methylomonas methanica MC09 genome:
- a CDS encoding ATP-binding response regulator produces the protein MRIPKTLLGTIATRSFFRAPGKNYQGRGLFAVSPKTLFAIPNFDAETERLFWQERYLVLLTPLKSALMLGACAFLAYIAMDLYTGDITHTQALLRLPIVLVLLGLFRYLQVSPHAVERINTIAKLGAGLSAAHLLLVLLLDGNSGYYAETWPGLLPMYFFSYGQMFMSLRATLGFGWCTAVLMPLIGAFVGVETVALLPSISNLLIVNLFGLCTRCQLEAYARKSFREKRKAENSAEDKTRFLHQLSHNLRQPLQALSCYSSVLDAACREQSVHPVRHISGRMGLVIDELNAAVNHVLDIANLESGKQTPLLSHVDLNLLLAGLENQFAAQAVKRGLKLNVRLRAAPPYNVYSDASILSQIIGNLIDNAIKYTDSGWVTVAVVKVGRDCLKLHVVDSGIGIAEALREDIFKEFFRSNRRQSDRQSQGMGIGLAYVSAATQCLPQHRLRLYSRPGRGSDFQLYMPVAESAPKMDVVMPLGYGLAGSFVMVVDDDCKVLDAITKQLVTWGCLVQSLSCKAETLAALAENIRAPDLLISDFYLQERETAHDIIEAVYADCGPLPTIILSARAIPDHEKAKLRADTLLLRKPAGPASLMETMARALGR, from the coding sequence ATGCGCATACCCAAAACCTTGCTCGGCACAATCGCTACTAGATCATTTTTTCGCGCGCCCGGTAAAAATTACCAAGGCCGCGGCTTATTCGCCGTTAGTCCGAAGACGCTATTCGCCATCCCTAACTTCGACGCAGAAACCGAGCGTTTGTTTTGGCAGGAACGTTATCTGGTTTTACTCACGCCGTTAAAGTCCGCTCTCATGCTGGGAGCCTGTGCGTTTCTGGCTTACATTGCTATGGATCTTTACACCGGGGACATTACGCATACCCAAGCCTTGCTCAGGCTGCCTATCGTATTGGTGTTGTTGGGCTTGTTCAGATATTTACAGGTCAGTCCGCACGCCGTCGAACGCATTAACACCATTGCCAAACTCGGCGCCGGTCTGTCCGCGGCTCATTTGTTGTTAGTGCTGCTGCTGGACGGCAATTCGGGTTATTACGCAGAAACCTGGCCGGGCTTGTTACCGATGTATTTTTTCAGTTACGGGCAGATGTTCATGTCGCTGCGGGCCACACTGGGCTTTGGCTGGTGTACCGCTGTGTTAATGCCGTTGATCGGTGCGTTCGTTGGCGTGGAAACCGTGGCGCTGCTACCGTCGATATCGAATCTGCTGATCGTCAACCTCTTCGGTTTATGCACCCGTTGCCAGCTGGAAGCCTACGCCCGCAAATCCTTCCGGGAAAAGCGCAAAGCCGAAAACAGTGCCGAAGACAAAACCCGCTTCCTGCACCAGCTTAGCCATAACCTCCGCCAGCCGTTGCAAGCCTTAAGCTGTTATTCCTCGGTGTTGGACGCTGCCTGCCGCGAACAATCCGTTCATCCAGTGCGGCATATTTCCGGCCGCATGGGCTTGGTGATAGACGAACTGAATGCGGCGGTAAACCACGTGCTGGATATCGCCAATCTGGAGTCCGGCAAGCAGACCCCGTTGTTGAGCCATGTCGACCTCAACCTGTTGTTGGCGGGGCTGGAAAACCAATTCGCCGCCCAAGCCGTTAAACGCGGGCTGAAATTAAACGTACGTTTGCGGGCTGCGCCGCCCTACAACGTTTACAGCGATGCCAGTATCCTCAGTCAAATTATCGGCAACCTGATCGATAATGCCATCAAATACACGGATAGCGGTTGGGTAACGGTCGCGGTCGTCAAGGTCGGCCGAGATTGCTTAAAGCTGCATGTCGTCGACAGCGGCATAGGCATTGCCGAAGCCCTGCGCGAGGATATTTTCAAGGAGTTCTTCCGCAGTAACCGGCGGCAGTCCGACCGACAGTCGCAAGGAATGGGCATAGGCTTGGCCTACGTTTCGGCGGCGACCCAATGCCTGCCGCAGCACCGCTTGCGCTTGTATTCCAGGCCGGGGCGCGGCAGCGACTTTCAACTGTATATGCCGGTTGCCGAAAGCGCGCCGAAGATGGATGTCGTCATGCCGCTGGGATACGGTCTGGCCGGCAGTTTCGTCATGGTAGTAGACGACGACTGTAAAGTGCTGGATGCCATAACCAAACAACTGGTGACCTGGGGTTGTTTGGTGCAATCGCTATCTTGTAAAGCGGAAACGCTGGCGGCGTTGGCGGAAAATATCCGTGCGCCGGATTTATTGATTAGCGATTTTTATTTGCAAGAGCGGGAAACCGCGCACGACATTATCGAAGCTGTGTACGCCGACTGCGGCCCGCTACCGACAATAATCCTCTCGGCCCGCGCCATTCCGGATCACGAAAAAGCCAAGTTGCGCGCCGATACCCTGTTGCTGCGCAAACCGGCGGGGCCGGCGAGTTTAATGGAAACCATGGCGCGGGCGTTAGGCCGCTAA
- a CDS encoding response regulator: protein MNILLIDDHFCAREGVACLLKQLFPDLQVFEADNFDDGLLLARKTPLNLVLLDVQLPGTDGLKGLQELKTAFPGLCVVMFSGLDDRELVFEALRMGAMGFIVKTVSRQAFVEALRDVLSGKVYLPASAVGPQPALPPVKTVNADIRPPSDPASLGLTPREFEVLSWLVQGKCNKVIAKELGIGEQTVRNHLRPIFQKFGVARRAELLVKVFEQGIVFGKPGVGN, encoded by the coding sequence ATGAACATCCTCCTAATCGACGATCACTTCTGCGCCCGCGAGGGCGTAGCGTGTTTGTTGAAACAGCTGTTCCCGGATTTGCAGGTATTCGAAGCGGATAACTTCGATGATGGCTTACTGTTGGCTCGCAAGACGCCGTTGAATCTGGTATTACTGGACGTGCAGTTACCGGGCACGGATGGATTGAAGGGACTGCAGGAATTGAAAACGGCGTTTCCCGGTTTATGCGTAGTTATGTTTTCCGGGTTGGACGACAGGGAATTGGTATTCGAGGCTTTGCGGATGGGGGCGATGGGGTTTATCGTCAAGACCGTGTCTCGGCAGGCATTTGTCGAGGCCTTGCGGGATGTGCTGTCCGGCAAGGTGTATTTGCCGGCCTCGGCGGTGGGGCCGCAGCCCGCCTTGCCGCCGGTAAAAACTGTTAACGCCGACATTCGCCCCCCGTCCGACCCGGCCAGCCTGGGATTGACGCCGCGCGAGTTCGAGGTATTGAGCTGGCTGGTGCAAGGCAAATGCAACAAGGTTATTGCCAAAGAATTGGGTATCGGCGAACAAACCGTGCGCAACCACCTGCGGCCGATTTTTCAGAAATTCGGCGTGGCGCGGCGGGCGGAATTGCTGGTCAAGGTGTTCGAGCAGGGTATTGTGTTCGGCAAACCGGGGGTGGGAAATTAA